ATCTGTTTCACAGGCGCGCCTGAAAGAATTTCATCAGCACAAAGTTCAATCCCGGACGATGGATTTTCTGATTTCATATACCCCACTACATACTGAGCAAGCTGTTTATTAGGATAAAACCGGCGATAAGTATTTTCTTTCTGTAAACACTTAAACTGTTTTGTATCCAATCTATCCAACGCACGGCATTCTTCAGGTAAGAGTTGTTTTTTTAGATACACAAACCGCCTGGATTTATCCGATATTTTTTTGTATACCTCTCCATAGTCAAGATTTAAACACTTACTGAAAACCTCGGCTGATTCTTTCGCATCCCTAACCGCGTTAGTGAGTATCTTACAGGAATAAGTTGATAGGCTTAACGCCAATTCCTGGTTGTTACGATCCAGAATACTGCCGCGGATTGGGAACCGCACTTCTTTCTTCCTGGTATAATCATCAGCTTTCCCGCGGTAATGTTTAAACTGTACAACCTGTACGTAAAACAAACGTAATGATATACAGAAAAACGCAAATAAAGTCATTCTCCGAATGAACCGCAGTTTTTTTAAGTTAACATTTTTTACTGTTTCAGACTTCTCTCCTGAAAACCTGTTAGTACTATACCGTTTTTTGTAATTCATCTGTATATTCACTTACTCTTCAACTTAAGAATTACCACTTCACTTCCCTTCGGTTCGATCATTCCAAACTTTTCCTTTGCAATTTTTTCTATCCGCCCGGGATCCCTTAACTCATCAAGTTGTATTCTTAAATACTTATTATTATTCTCAACATTAGCTATTCTTTTACAGATAGAACTTACGTCATTCCCTAACCGTACAGACTCAACCTGTGTCCACACAACAGTTACGAGTATGCTTACGAACAAAGCAAAGTACAGGATGTTCTTCAGCATTTATTTGTTAATACCGTTCATCTTTTCTCCGCTACACGCATTTTTGCACTACGTGAAGAACGGTTTATTC
The sequence above is a segment of the Elusimicrobiota bacterium genome. Coding sequences within it:
- the ftsL gene encoding cell division protein FtsL, whose product is MLKNILYFALFVSILVTVVWTQVESVRLGNDVSSICKRIANVENNNKYLRIQLDELRDPGRIEKIAKEKFGMIEPKGSEVVILKLKSK